From Cystobacter fuscus DSM 2262, one genomic window encodes:
- a CDS encoding B12-binding domain-containing radical SAM protein encodes MNTTRLLVIVPPHAVSMINGSPLAPLLLKNALGPCGVDVRLFDANVRFFRWLLRPEIRQEITGELKRLVQAQFAKEVLSQDDLTQVGRLLTFLSSDYCQGNDVALLRSGMDWGGAHEVFINPPDTVPDPAFRARLMARAMDVLAEEIAAQSPEHLAFSALFHTQCETIVELCKRLRARGFQGKIILGGAAIKLSDDPYLRFLLQEASANLAYKFNLYEQFPSLAEYLAGQIGVEGVAHGTYLDAAGKLQHTVTRTSRVKKLAGPLSYDIVESESYLGDRIYPVLLSEGCYWGKCDFCDYPFLASQNPFTISATFRDPEHVVQDVRDVVERFGVKRIDLISDAVPMGYFPRLARAGGETLRALGVKMECSVRAEPRAQPQHFEAMAACGMDLVTIGVESVCDEVLEGMKKGNTYADILRCMQLARQHGIKVKANLIHDHPRMKQHHITETLTRLQEILPYIESLGVHSFGLTPHAPIAYAPQEANLAILPDRKTTNDHGQHHLQFVRTDLTPELTRGFESLKAEVESLAFELEMRRGGMSAEQRVIRLPYRWAGDHARRDSTSPDLMVEIPGKRTPFSFFVGEYAEA; translated from the coding sequence ATGAACACCACGCGGCTGTTGGTCATCGTGCCTCCCCATGCGGTGAGCATGATAAATGGCTCGCCCCTGGCGCCCCTGTTGCTGAAGAACGCGCTGGGCCCCTGCGGCGTCGATGTCCGGCTCTTCGATGCCAACGTGCGCTTCTTCCGCTGGCTGCTGCGGCCGGAGATCCGCCAGGAGATCACCGGCGAGCTCAAGCGCCTGGTGCAGGCGCAGTTCGCCAAGGAGGTCCTCTCCCAGGATGACCTGACGCAGGTGGGGCGCCTGCTGACGTTCCTCAGCAGCGACTATTGTCAGGGCAACGACGTCGCCCTGCTGCGCTCGGGCATGGACTGGGGGGGCGCCCACGAGGTGTTCATCAACCCGCCCGACACCGTCCCCGACCCGGCGTTCCGCGCACGCCTGATGGCCCGGGCCATGGACGTGCTGGCCGAGGAGATCGCCGCCCAGTCGCCCGAGCACCTCGCCTTCTCGGCCCTGTTCCACACCCAGTGCGAGACCATCGTCGAGCTGTGCAAGCGCCTGCGTGCGCGTGGCTTCCAGGGGAAGATCATCCTGGGCGGCGCGGCCATCAAGCTGAGCGACGACCCGTACCTGCGCTTCCTGTTGCAGGAGGCCAGCGCCAACCTCGCGTACAAGTTCAACCTGTACGAGCAGTTCCCCTCGCTGGCGGAGTACCTGGCGGGCCAGATCGGCGTGGAGGGCGTGGCCCATGGCACCTACCTGGATGCCGCGGGGAAGCTCCAGCACACGGTGACACGCACGAGCCGCGTGAAGAAGCTCGCCGGGCCCCTGTCCTACGACATCGTCGAGTCGGAGAGCTACCTCGGCGACCGCATCTACCCGGTATTGCTGTCCGAGGGGTGCTACTGGGGCAAGTGCGACTTCTGCGACTACCCCTTCCTGGCCTCGCAGAACCCCTTCACCATCTCGGCCACCTTCCGGGATCCGGAGCACGTGGTGCAGGACGTGCGCGACGTGGTGGAGCGGTTCGGGGTGAAGCGGATCGATCTCATCTCCGACGCGGTCCCCATGGGCTACTTCCCTCGGCTGGCGCGCGCCGGAGGCGAGACGCTGCGCGCGCTCGGTGTGAAGATGGAGTGCTCCGTACGGGCCGAGCCCCGGGCCCAGCCGCAGCACTTCGAGGCCATGGCCGCCTGCGGCATGGACCTGGTGACCATTGGCGTGGAGTCCGTCTGCGACGAGGTCCTGGAGGGGATGAAGAAGGGCAACACGTACGCGGACATCCTGCGGTGCATGCAGCTGGCCCGGCAGCACGGCATCAAGGTGAAGGCCAACCTCATCCACGACCATCCCCGGATGAAGCAGCACCACATCACCGAGACGCTCACGCGCCTCCAGGAGATCCTCCCCTACATCGAATCGCTCGGTGTGCACTCGTTCGGACTGACGCCGCACGCGCCCATCGCCTATGCGCCGCAGGAGGCCAACCTCGCCATCCTGCCCGACCGCAAGACGACCAATGACCATGGTCAACACCACCTGCAGTTCGTCCGCACCGATCTCACCCCGGAGCTCACCCGGGGCTTCGAGTCACTGAAGGCGGAGGTGGAGTCGCTCGCGTTCGAGCTGGAGATGCGCCGGGGCGGCATGAGCGCCGAGCAGCGGGTGATCCGGCTCCCGTACCGCTGGGCAGGCGACCATGCCCGGCGCGACAGCACGAGCCCGGACCTGATGGTGGAGATCCCCGGCAAGCGCACCCCGTTCTCCTTCTTCGTGGGCGAGTATGCGGAAGCATGA
- a CDS encoding B12-binding domain-containing radical SAM protein has protein sequence MREILEASTSLWSNRWGDAARRKAPVYLTLCGTTDITQPYHSHSYLAGALNRSGHSYAVRDLAIEFWHYVMSPEVMAELRRECLRQMDTERGEQVRLLRLFADLLENSERFRSAFQALRDPQSFHHLPSYLAAIRELSMLPRLLTLLSRKAIYRTFSSASPPGSEEDRINLVTLRSEVEAGFGVEVLDYYYDYHADQIAALQPGFVGMSIPFISQLEHSLMLGHRLRKRGVKVAIGGPIAAKFYKYIDDVEKLDILSFGVDSLITGEGETLVCQLADQAQNGANIGRPDNFVDLHDPKPLERYFFENVEELPSPDYSLWDYSLYGSPEPGGLYSPTRGCYWNKCSFCDYGLAMNAPTSPWRTRSPAKVVEDLTAAAPYVKYFFFAVDVLSPSYALKVSRELIERNVKVKWMADFRLESTFKLENVKVFAEAGCLGAAFGMESTDQEVIDLINKGTRVNRLEYLVNSFADAGIPVQLMGFTGHPGETRRQAQTTFDTARTLLKSAATVALGKFGLTPGADIAKRPERYGIDVHYDPSGDTAIPWEIRWTHRRPVDVYPEDDYRESLRLVRGFPYPFLGATSTLHSLLYFERRPKAPFPIPQWGYELSWGRFHVIPFFIQKPEGDEVTVQSGLTGRVLLLPPAEAQTLERLFPKMAWLRIDATKGVSQGVRDLLDFLVEHSLAMFIPEESV, from the coding sequence GTGAGAGAGATCCTCGAGGCATCGACGAGTCTTTGGTCCAACCGGTGGGGTGACGCCGCACGTCGCAAGGCCCCTGTCTATCTCACACTGTGCGGCACCACGGACATCACCCAGCCGTATCACAGTCATTCGTACCTGGCCGGAGCGCTCAACCGCTCCGGCCACTCCTACGCCGTCAGGGATCTCGCCATCGAGTTCTGGCATTACGTCATGTCGCCGGAGGTGATGGCCGAGCTGCGCCGCGAGTGTCTGCGGCAGATGGACACGGAGCGCGGTGAGCAGGTCCGGCTGCTGCGGCTGTTCGCCGACCTGCTCGAGAACAGCGAACGGTTCCGCTCCGCCTTCCAGGCCCTGCGCGACCCGCAGTCCTTCCACCACCTGCCCTCGTACCTGGCCGCCATCCGGGAGCTCAGCATGCTGCCGAGGCTGCTCACGCTCCTGTCGCGCAAGGCCATCTACCGCACCTTCAGCAGCGCCAGTCCACCGGGCAGCGAGGAGGACCGCATCAACCTCGTCACCCTGCGCTCCGAGGTCGAGGCGGGCTTTGGCGTCGAGGTGCTCGATTACTACTACGACTACCACGCGGACCAGATCGCCGCGCTGCAGCCCGGGTTCGTGGGGATGAGCATTCCGTTCATCTCCCAGCTCGAGCACAGCCTGATGCTGGGCCACCGGCTACGCAAGCGGGGCGTCAAGGTCGCCATCGGTGGACCCATCGCCGCCAAGTTCTACAAGTACATCGACGACGTCGAGAAGCTGGACATCCTCTCGTTCGGCGTCGACTCCCTCATCACGGGCGAGGGGGAGACCCTCGTGTGTCAGCTCGCGGACCAGGCGCAGAACGGGGCGAACATCGGGCGGCCCGACAACTTCGTCGACCTGCACGACCCCAAGCCGCTGGAGCGCTACTTCTTCGAGAACGTCGAGGAGCTGCCCTCGCCGGACTACAGCCTCTGGGACTACTCGCTCTATGGCTCGCCCGAGCCCGGGGGCCTCTACTCGCCCACGCGGGGTTGCTATTGGAACAAGTGCTCCTTCTGTGACTACGGCCTGGCGATGAACGCCCCAACCTCGCCCTGGCGCACGCGCTCGCCGGCCAAGGTGGTCGAGGATCTCACCGCGGCCGCTCCGTACGTGAAGTACTTCTTCTTCGCCGTGGACGTCCTGTCACCCAGCTACGCGCTCAAGGTGTCGCGCGAGCTCATCGAGCGCAACGTGAAGGTGAAGTGGATGGCGGACTTCCGCCTGGAGTCCACCTTCAAGCTGGAGAACGTGAAGGTGTTCGCCGAGGCCGGCTGCCTCGGGGCCGCGTTCGGCATGGAGAGCACGGACCAGGAGGTCATCGACCTCATCAACAAGGGCACCCGCGTCAACCGGCTGGAGTACCTCGTCAACTCCTTCGCGGACGCGGGCATCCCGGTGCAGCTCATGGGCTTCACCGGCCACCCGGGCGAGACCCGCCGCCAGGCGCAGACGACGTTCGACACGGCCCGGACGCTGTTGAAGTCGGCGGCCACGGTGGCCCTGGGCAAGTTCGGACTGACCCCCGGCGCGGACATCGCCAAACGACCCGAGCGCTACGGCATCGACGTGCACTATGATCCCTCGGGGGACACGGCCATTCCCTGGGAGATACGCTGGACGCACCGCCGTCCGGTGGACGTCTACCCGGAGGATGACTACCGCGAGTCGCTGCGGCTGGTGCGCGGCTTCCCGTATCCCTTCCTCGGCGCCACGTCGACACTGCACAGCCTGCTGTACTTCGAGCGCCGGCCGAAGGCCCCCTTCCCCATTCCCCAGTGGGGCTACGAGCTGTCCTGGGGCCGCTTCCATGTCATCCCCTTCTTCATCCAGAAGCCGGAGGGGGACGAGGTGACCGTGCAGAGCGGGCTCACCGGCCGCGTGCTCCTCCTGCCGCCCGCCGAGGCCCAGACCCTCGAGCGCCTCTTTCCGAAGATGGCCTGGCTGCGCATCGATGCCACGAAAGGCGTCTCGCAGGGGGTACGAGATCTGCTCGATTTCCTCGTCGAGCACTCCCTGGCGATGTTCATCCCCGAGGAGAGCGTATGA
- a CDS encoding methyltransferase produces MTLDQLSAGRFGHRIFEAFASETSGPLERLQALRRELDRAGYREDQVTALLGLPHLLALQPEHFHYYDRWVLPTTPLADLVRLFLLDLPLGRSALEAALSPDSVNLLLELGVIVPSGEQWHSQVHLYCFGELLLATDTGRYSPLWPEGEDLPDRVMYIGYDSVGLGCAAPRSPSRRTLDLCCGSGIQGLVAAHYSEEVIGVDINPRAVRFSRFNAALNGIRNARFVQGDLFEPVRGTCFDRILANPPFVPQPPSVARLLYRDGGPTGEDLLRRLFQEGPRHLNEGGVLSITTDIINLGGLEERILSWSEGTPPLDVLVLVEKALPIAGYVEGHSRHLGTASGRRAHVRALLDHFQTVGITTLHGGYLIARHLPQGTPGAYQILDSAEAITHPVAHHVETHFRSREALRGGACARARVGLAEGIRFQLEVISGPESEVQRVQIVVPGDDFFPPLEISEGIHQLLRYVRKNRPPWSALATENSRPVLEELLLRGVLELHPPG; encoded by the coding sequence ATGACACTGGACCAACTGAGCGCAGGTCGTTTCGGACACCGCATCTTCGAGGCCTTCGCGTCCGAGACCTCCGGGCCCCTCGAGCGGCTCCAGGCGCTGCGGCGCGAGTTGGACCGCGCCGGCTACCGTGAGGACCAGGTCACCGCCCTGCTGGGGCTTCCCCACCTGCTGGCCCTGCAGCCCGAGCACTTCCACTACTACGACCGCTGGGTGCTCCCCACCACGCCACTGGCGGACCTCGTCCGTCTCTTCCTGCTCGATCTCCCGCTGGGGCGGTCCGCGCTGGAGGCGGCACTGTCTCCGGACTCCGTGAACCTGCTGCTGGAGCTCGGCGTCATCGTCCCCTCGGGGGAGCAGTGGCACTCGCAGGTGCATCTGTACTGCTTCGGGGAGCTGCTGCTCGCGACGGACACCGGCAGGTACTCACCCCTCTGGCCCGAGGGCGAAGACCTGCCGGATCGCGTCATGTACATCGGATACGACAGCGTCGGGCTGGGCTGCGCCGCGCCCCGTTCCCCGAGCCGACGGACGCTCGACCTCTGCTGCGGCAGCGGCATCCAGGGACTCGTCGCCGCACACTACAGTGAGGAAGTGATCGGGGTGGACATCAACCCCCGGGCCGTCCGCTTCTCGCGCTTCAACGCCGCGCTCAATGGCATCCGCAACGCCCGCTTCGTCCAGGGCGACCTCTTCGAGCCTGTCCGCGGCACCTGCTTCGATCGAATCCTCGCGAACCCTCCGTTCGTCCCCCAGCCTCCCTCCGTGGCGCGCCTGCTCTACCGCGATGGAGGACCCACGGGAGAGGACCTCCTCCGCCGGCTCTTCCAGGAGGGGCCGCGGCACCTCAACGAAGGGGGCGTCCTGTCCATCACCACGGACATCATCAACCTGGGTGGGCTGGAAGAGCGCATCCTCTCCTGGAGCGAGGGGACGCCGCCCCTCGACGTGCTCGTCCTCGTGGAGAAGGCCCTGCCCATCGCGGGCTACGTGGAGGGACACTCGAGACACCTGGGGACCGCGAGCGGGCGCCGGGCCCATGTCCGAGCACTCCTGGACCACTTCCAGACAGTGGGCATCACCACGCTTCACGGGGGATACCTCATCGCCAGGCACCTGCCGCAAGGCACCCCGGGCGCCTACCAGATCCTCGACTCCGCGGAGGCCATCACCCACCCCGTGGCGCACCACGTCGAGACGCACTTCCGCTCCCGCGAGGCCCTCCGCGGCGGAGCGTGCGCCCGCGCCCGGGTAGGGCTGGCCGAAGGCATCCGCTTCCAGCTCGAGGTCATCAGTGGCCCCGAGTCCGAGGTGCAGCGCGTCCAAATCGTCGTCCCCGGCGACGATTTCTTCCCGCCCCTGGAAATCAGCGAGGGCATACATCAGTTGCTGCGCTACGTCCGGAAAAACCGGCCCCCCTGGAGCGCCCTTGCCACCGAGAACAGCCGGCCCGTGCTGGAGGAGCTCCTGTTGCGAGGCGTGCTTGAGTTGCACCCGCCGGGCTGA
- a CDS encoding DMT family transporter, whose protein sequence is MSSSRKPADGFALATMLLLCSIWGMQQVAVKLAAPHVPPLMQMTLRSGISALLVGLLCWVRGERLSFRDGTLRPGLLAGAFFAAEFLFVGEGLRHTHASHMAVFLYTSPVFAALGLHWLVPSERLRPAQWAGMGVAFAGILLAFGGGFLQGGVSLEMIGGDALGLLAGLAWGATTVVVRVSALSDARPTQTLLYQLLGGFVFLLPVALLTGQAGPVSLTGVAWASLLFQGIVVCFASYLVWFWLLRRYLASTLSVFSFMTPLFGVSAGVLVLHERADASFAVGAVLVLAGILVVSAPGLLRPRPPPPEVPQSSHA, encoded by the coding sequence ATGAGTTCCTCCCGGAAACCCGCCGATGGCTTCGCGCTCGCGACGATGCTCCTGCTGTGCTCCATCTGGGGCATGCAGCAGGTGGCCGTCAAACTGGCCGCGCCCCACGTTCCCCCCTTGATGCAGATGACCCTGCGCTCGGGCATCAGCGCGCTGCTCGTGGGCCTGCTGTGCTGGGTGCGTGGCGAGCGCTTGTCCTTCCGGGATGGAACCTTGCGTCCCGGCCTGCTGGCGGGCGCGTTCTTCGCCGCGGAGTTCCTCTTCGTGGGTGAGGGCCTGCGCCACACCCACGCCTCGCACATGGCCGTGTTCCTCTACACCTCGCCCGTGTTCGCCGCGCTGGGCCTGCACTGGCTCGTGCCCTCCGAGCGGCTGAGGCCCGCTCAGTGGGCCGGCATGGGGGTGGCGTTCGCCGGCATCCTGCTGGCCTTCGGCGGCGGATTTCTCCAGGGAGGGGTCAGCCTGGAAATGATTGGGGGCGACGCGCTGGGTCTGCTCGCGGGGCTCGCGTGGGGCGCGACCACCGTGGTGGTGCGCGTCTCGGCGCTTTCCGACGCGCGTCCCACCCAGACGCTGCTCTACCAATTGCTGGGCGGCTTCGTGTTCCTGCTGCCCGTGGCCCTCCTCACGGGTCAGGCGGGCCCGGTGTCACTCACCGGCGTGGCGTGGGCGAGTCTGCTCTTCCAGGGCATCGTGGTGTGCTTCGCCAGCTATCTCGTCTGGTTCTGGCTCCTGCGGCGCTACCTCGCCTCCACTCTGTCGGTGTTCTCGTTCATGACGCCCCTGTTCGGCGTCAGCGCGGGAGTGCTGGTGCTGCACGAGCGGGCGGACGCCTCCTTCGCCGTGGGCGCCGTGCTGGTCCTGGCGGGGATTCTCGTCGTCAGCGCGCCGGGCCTCCTGCGCCCGCGCCCGCCTCCTCCCGAGGTCCCCCAGTCGTCCCATGCGTGA